A single genomic interval of Mycolicibacterium holsaticum DSM 44478 = JCM 12374 harbors:
- a CDS encoding HNH endonuclease signature motif containing protein — protein sequence MFGSKFRSVEEADLIAEIQACTRAEAMTAARRLAATGELAARSRESYEEREHWVADGWNCAAAEVAAAMGIGRYRAGQQMAIGLALRNRLPKVAALFSEGLISADVISTITWRTHLVLDGEPLARVDAEIAERASSWGALGQQRLELAVDAVVETHDPDARRRYRDAAQNCDVQVGKPDDATGTASLYGRLDATDAKLLMQCLEQMVAGICDGDPRNAGQRRAAALGALAAGADRLTCQCGSPQCPWINKDDPRAARFVIHVLADTVPTAETPAEITAGLSRDTHTDAEPEGGAAAAEAPAAEEPPPKVEPTPPQAKSKANLWAPNQPDKPATAAVIVGGGVIPPALLAELVANGAKVQSVYRPDGADPEPRYRPSRACERFVRLRDMTCRFPGCDRPAEYCDLDHTTPYPDGPTHPSNIKCVCRFHHLLKTFCGWSDQQGPDGTIIWTAPSGHTYRTHPTSKLYFPHWDTATADLPPPANAPPPSAQRALKMPRRRRTRAAEKEARITAERKLNATAPQPDF from the coding sequence ATGTTCGGTTCGAAGTTTCGGTCGGTCGAGGAGGCCGATCTGATCGCCGAGATCCAGGCGTGCACCCGCGCCGAGGCGATGACGGCGGCGCGGCGGTTGGCCGCGACCGGTGAGCTCGCCGCGCGCTCGAGGGAGTCTTATGAGGAGCGCGAGCACTGGGTGGCCGATGGATGGAATTGCGCGGCCGCCGAGGTCGCCGCGGCGATGGGCATCGGCCGCTATCGGGCCGGCCAACAGATGGCGATCGGGCTGGCGCTGCGTAACCGGCTGCCCAAAGTCGCGGCACTTTTTAGTGAGGGCTTGATCAGCGCCGACGTGATTTCGACGATCACCTGGCGCACGCATTTGGTCCTTGACGGGGAGCCGCTGGCGCGGGTGGATGCCGAGATCGCCGAGCGCGCGTCCTCGTGGGGAGCGTTGGGTCAGCAGCGGTTGGAGTTGGCCGTTGATGCGGTGGTGGAAACCCATGACCCCGATGCGCGGCGGCGCTATCGCGACGCCGCGCAAAACTGTGATGTGCAGGTGGGCAAGCCCGATGACGCCACCGGCACCGCTTCGCTATATGGGCGGCTCGACGCCACTGATGCGAAGTTGTTGATGCAGTGTCTGGAGCAGATGGTCGCCGGGATATGTGATGGCGATCCGCGCAATGCGGGCCAGCGGCGAGCGGCAGCGCTAGGAGCATTAGCCGCGGGGGCCGATCGGCTCACATGCCAATGCGGCAGCCCGCAATGCCCCTGGATCAATAAGGACGACCCGCGTGCGGCCCGGTTCGTCATCCACGTGCTCGCCGACACCGTCCCGACCGCCGAAACCCCGGCCGAGATCACCGCCGGACTGTCCCGCGACACCCACACCGACGCCGAACCGGAGGGGGGCGCAGCAGCCGCGGAGGCGCCGGCGGCCGAGGAACCCCCGCCGAAAGTTGAGCCCACACCGCCGCAGGCCAAATCGAAGGCCAATCTGTGGGCGCCCAACCAGCCCGATAAGCCAGCGACGGCGGCGGTGATCGTGGGCGGTGGGGTGATTCCACCGGCGTTGTTGGCAGAGTTGGTCGCCAACGGCGCCAAAGTACAGAGCGTGTATCGCCCCGACGGGGCTGACCCCGAGCCGCGGTATCGGCCCTCGCGCGCCTGTGAACGCTTCGTGCGCCTGCGCGATATGACGTGTCGGTTCCCCGGGTGTGACCGCCCGGCCGAATACTGCGATCTCGACCACACCACCCCGTATCCGGACGGACCAACCCATCCGTCAAACATCAAGTGCGTGTGCCGTTTTCACCATTTACTGAAGACGTTTTGTGGTTGGTCTGACCAACAAGGCCCCGATGGCACCATCATCTGGACCGCGCCCAGCGGCCACACCTACCGCACTCATCCCACCAGCAAGCTGTACTTCCCACATTGGGATACCGCCACCGCCGACCTACCGCCGCCGGCCAACGCACCCCCACCTTCGGCGCAGCGCGCCCTGAAGATGCCGCGACGACGACGCACCCGCGCCGCCGAGAAGGAAGCACGCATCACCGCCGAACGCAAACTCAACGCGACGGCCCCACAGCCCGATTTCTGA
- a CDS encoding alpha/beta fold hydrolase codes for MTVTHRPAWVDDTLFPFDSRYLDIAGHRVHYVDEGSGPTLLFLHGNPTWSFLYRDVIASLRDEFRCIAVDYPGFGLSTAARGYRFLPAEHAKVTAEFVETLGLTAVALVAHDWGGPIGLATVQRFRHRFARLVLANTAGWPADALPATLMSRAMGGPLGRLLIRRFNLFVNVMIPAGHRLTKPTDAEMAHYRNALDSPARRHASAVFPREITGSRAFLADIEAGLADLAALPTLIIWGDADIAFGDNDRRRWESTFTDHHTVIVEGAGHFVPSDAPERFAAAIRDWYAT; via the coding sequence ATGACCGTCACGCACCGACCCGCCTGGGTCGACGACACACTGTTCCCGTTCGACAGTCGATACCTCGACATCGCCGGACACCGCGTCCACTACGTCGACGAAGGATCCGGTCCGACGTTGCTGTTCCTGCACGGCAACCCGACATGGTCGTTCTTGTATCGCGACGTGATCGCGTCCCTGCGCGACGAATTCCGTTGTATCGCTGTGGACTACCCCGGATTCGGCCTGTCGACAGCGGCGCGCGGATATCGGTTCCTGCCCGCCGAACACGCGAAAGTGACCGCCGAATTCGTCGAAACCCTCGGGCTCACCGCCGTCGCGCTGGTGGCCCATGACTGGGGTGGTCCCATCGGGTTGGCCACGGTGCAGCGATTTCGGCACCGATTCGCCCGACTGGTGCTGGCCAACACCGCGGGGTGGCCGGCCGACGCGCTGCCCGCAACGCTGATGTCCCGTGCCATGGGTGGCCCGCTCGGACGCCTGCTGATCCGTCGGTTCAATCTGTTCGTCAACGTGATGATCCCCGCCGGCCACCGTCTGACCAAGCCCACCGACGCGGAGATGGCCCACTACCGCAACGCCCTCGACAGCCCAGCACGGCGACATGCTTCAGCGGTCTTTCCCCGCGAGATCACCGGCAGCCGTGCGTTTCTCGCCGACATCGAGGCCGGGCTTGCCGACCTCGCCGCCCTGCCGACCCTGATCATCTGGGGCGACGCCGACATCGCATTCGGCGACAACGACCGGCGACGCTGGGAATCGACGTTCACCGATCACCACACCGTCATCGTCGAAGGGGCAGGCCACTTCGTCCCGTCCGACGCGCCCGAACGGTTCGCTGCCGCGATCCGCGATTGGTACGCGACGTAA
- a CDS encoding VOC family protein — translation MIRIASAHLWVHDQEVALKFWTEKVGMEVRQDVSLPDLDDTFRWLTVGPPGQDDVSIVLMAVPGEPVMDDATRAQVLDLTAKGFAGTIFLTTEDCQASYEQLKARGVEFTEEPHQMPYGIDCGFRDPSGNSVRLTQLADIPVNTG, via the coding sequence ATGATCAGAATCGCAAGTGCCCATCTGTGGGTTCACGACCAGGAAGTCGCCCTTAAATTCTGGACCGAGAAGGTCGGAATGGAAGTGCGCCAGGACGTTTCGCTGCCCGATCTCGACGACACCTTCCGCTGGCTGACGGTCGGCCCGCCCGGCCAGGACGACGTGTCGATTGTGCTGATGGCGGTGCCCGGTGAGCCGGTGATGGACGACGCCACCCGCGCGCAGGTACTGGATCTGACCGCGAAAGGCTTCGCCGGCACCATCTTCCTCACCACCGAGGACTGCCAGGCCAGTTACGAGCAGTTGAAGGCCCGCGGCGTCGAGTTCACCGAAGAACCGCACCAGATGCCGTACGGCATCGACTGCGGGTTCCGCGACCCGTCGGGCAACAGTGTGCGACTGACCCAACTGGCAGACATTCCGGTCAATACCGGCTAG
- a CDS encoding TfoX/Sxy family protein: MAYDVALAARVRALLADNPTVREQPMFGGLAFLLAGRMAVAASGQGGLLVRVGAENADRLLATTAAQPMEMKGRTMRGWLHVEPQHLQSESQLAEWIAVGTVAASLTASTG, from the coding sequence ATGGCCTACGACGTCGCGCTGGCTGCCCGGGTACGGGCGCTGCTCGCAGATAACCCCACCGTGCGTGAACAACCGATGTTCGGCGGGTTGGCCTTCCTGCTCGCCGGGCGGATGGCGGTCGCGGCCAGCGGGCAGGGTGGGCTCCTGGTTCGAGTCGGCGCCGAGAACGCGGACCGGTTACTGGCGACTACCGCCGCACAACCCATGGAGATGAAGGGCCGCACCATGCGGGGCTGGCTGCACGTCGAGCCGCAACACCTGCAATCGGAAAGTCAACTCGCAGAGTGGATTGCCGTCGGAACAGTCGCGGCTAGCTTGACGGCGTCCACGGGGTGA
- a CDS encoding methyltransferase family protein, producing MRKRTAALGSAAFFAVAPGTFVGLGPWLITRWEIPGPSPTLRVIIGAVMVVVGLIPPIHAFIEFAKAGGTPMPVAPTEQLVVTGFNRFVRNPMYVGLLVAILGQAVLFDSLWLVLYAVLGWIATASFVRWYEEPTLVRTYGEQYEEYRRNVPAWTPRLTPWTPSS from the coding sequence ATGCGTAAGCGCACCGCTGCATTGGGTTCGGCGGCATTCTTTGCCGTCGCCCCCGGTACGTTCGTCGGCTTGGGCCCGTGGCTGATCACCCGCTGGGAGATCCCCGGGCCCAGCCCGACGCTACGGGTGATCATCGGTGCGGTGATGGTGGTGGTCGGTTTGATCCCGCCGATCCACGCCTTCATCGAGTTCGCGAAGGCCGGCGGCACACCGATGCCCGTCGCGCCGACCGAGCAGCTGGTGGTCACCGGCTTCAATCGCTTTGTGCGCAACCCGATGTACGTCGGGTTACTGGTTGCGATTCTCGGCCAGGCGGTACTGTTCGACAGCCTGTGGTTGGTGTTGTACGCCGTGCTCGGGTGGATCGCCACAGCGTCGTTCGTGCGCTGGTACGAGGAACCGACGCTGGTGCGCACCTACGGCGAACAGTACGAGGAGTATCGGCGCAACGTGCCTGCGTGGACGCCGCGGCTCACCCCGTGGACGCCGTCAAGCTAG
- a CDS encoding helix-turn-helix transcriptional regulator: MAQVPPARYLMRAKDLVDARYAEPITVDDLAAAAGLSRAHFSRMFTRTFGESPRSYLQTRRLERAASLLRHTDRSVADICVMVGLQSVGSFTTSFARVYGLPPAAYRASMPPAAVHARVPSCILARDTRPPADRRVRKTAHGEKTPGDG, translated from the coding sequence ATGGCACAGGTGCCCCCAGCCCGTTACCTGATGCGAGCCAAGGACCTGGTCGACGCGCGCTACGCGGAGCCGATCACGGTCGATGACCTGGCCGCCGCGGCCGGCCTGTCGCGGGCCCATTTCAGCCGGATGTTCACCCGCACGTTCGGTGAATCGCCGCGGTCGTATCTGCAGACGCGGCGGCTGGAGCGCGCGGCCTCGCTGCTTCGTCACACCGACCGCTCCGTCGCCGATATCTGCGTGATGGTGGGCCTGCAGAGCGTGGGGTCGTTCACGACGAGTTTCGCGCGCGTCTACGGTCTGCCGCCCGCCGCGTATCGGGCCAGCATGCCGCCGGCGGCGGTCCATGCGCGGGTACCGAGTTGCATCCTGGCGCGCGATACCCGCCCGCCCGCCGACAGACGGGTTCGCAAGACAGCACACGGGGAGAAGACGCCCGGCGACGGCTGA
- a CDS encoding CYTH and CHAD domain-containing protein, with product MAGVAANTNRYTEVERKFDVLESTVSPSFDGLALVARIERTPSHTLDAVYYDTPGRDLAGRRITLRRRTGGSDEGWHLKLPAGQGARTEVRMPLGTAADEVPDELRDVVLAIVRDRPLVPVARITTNRAVDYLYDVDGAVIAEFCDDAVNAWAQGDDGEQRWREWEIELAEGIGDDGADLLERLGNRLLDAGAEPAEHGSKLARVLAGAPQTADESKAKPRARDPLHRAVAEQVEQLLVWDRAVREDAHDSVHQMRVATRKIRSLLQSAKDAFGVSDGSPNAWILEELRALAAVLGGARDAEVLAERYEHALDGLPAELVRGPVRERLVEGARRQYAAGLRRALLAMRSPRYFRLLDGLDSLLAAGPPAHRDTDAVTVDAAYKRVRKAAKVAAKAAAADRNEALHRIRKGAKRLRYTAAATGADKVSDRAKTVQTLLGDHQDSVVSRNHLSRQAAAAHAAGEDTFTYGLLYQLEDDLARRSHEQLDEALKKLRKAVRRKR from the coding sequence CTGGCCGGTGTGGCTGCCAACACCAACCGATACACCGAGGTAGAGCGCAAATTCGACGTGCTCGAGTCCACGGTTTCGCCGTCGTTCGACGGCCTTGCGTTGGTCGCGCGGATAGAGCGCACCCCGTCACACACGCTGGATGCTGTGTATTACGACACGCCGGGACGTGATCTGGCGGGCCGCCGGATCACCCTGCGGCGGCGCACCGGGGGGTCCGACGAGGGTTGGCATCTCAAGCTCCCGGCCGGCCAGGGCGCCCGCACCGAGGTGCGTATGCCGCTGGGCACCGCCGCCGACGAGGTGCCCGACGAGTTGCGCGACGTTGTGCTGGCCATCGTGCGCGACCGCCCGCTGGTGCCCGTCGCGCGCATCACGACGAACCGTGCCGTCGACTATCTGTACGACGTCGACGGCGCGGTCATCGCCGAATTCTGCGACGACGCCGTGAACGCGTGGGCGCAGGGCGACGACGGCGAGCAACGCTGGCGCGAATGGGAGATCGAACTGGCCGAAGGCATCGGCGACGACGGTGCCGACCTGCTTGAGCGGCTCGGCAACCGCCTGCTGGACGCGGGCGCCGAACCGGCCGAGCACGGGTCGAAGCTGGCGCGGGTGCTGGCCGGCGCGCCGCAGACAGCCGACGAGTCGAAGGCCAAACCCCGCGCGCGCGATCCGCTGCACCGGGCGGTGGCCGAGCAGGTCGAGCAGCTTCTGGTGTGGGACCGCGCGGTGCGTGAGGATGCGCACGACTCGGTGCATCAGATGCGGGTGGCGACGCGCAAGATCCGCAGCCTGCTGCAGTCGGCCAAGGATGCGTTCGGTGTGTCGGACGGGTCGCCGAACGCGTGGATACTCGAGGAGCTCAGGGCGCTGGCCGCTGTGCTGGGTGGGGCCCGCGACGCCGAGGTGCTCGCGGAGCGCTACGAGCACGCACTGGATGGCCTGCCTGCCGAGTTGGTGCGCGGGCCGGTGCGCGAACGGCTGGTCGAGGGCGCCAGGCGGCAGTACGCGGCGGGCCTGCGGCGCGCTCTGCTGGCGATGCGCTCACCGCGCTACTTCCGGCTGCTCGACGGGCTGGACAGCCTGCTCGCCGCCGGACCGCCGGCGCACCGGGACACCGATGCGGTGACCGTCGACGCGGCCTACAAGCGGGTCCGCAAGGCGGCCAAGGTCGCCGCCAAGGCGGCCGCGGCCGACCGCAACGAGGCGCTGCACCGAATCCGCAAGGGTGCCAAGCGTCTTCGCTACACGGCAGCCGCCACGGGCGCCGACAAGGTGTCCGACCGCGCAAAGACCGTCCAGACCCTGCTGGGCGATCACCAGGACAGCGTCGTCAGCCGCAACCACCTGAGCCGGCAGGCCGCGGCCGCCCACGCCGCCGGCGAGGACACGTTCACCTACGGTCTGCTGTACCAGCTTGAGGACGATTTGGCGCGTCGCTCACACGAGCAGCTCGACGAGGCGCTGAAGAAGTTGCGCAAGGCGGTGCGCCGGAAACGGTGA
- a CDS encoding winged helix-turn-helix transcriptional regulator, whose product MGRDYGQYCGLARALDVVGDRWNLLIVRQLLVGPARYRELRAGLAGIATNLLADRLRDLESAGVVERTLADDGGAITYALTPWGAELREPIEGLIRWSTPLMVRGPEGDEFRAEWLLLALPALFAGRASTASVTVGIAVDGDESAMVQVRTTPAGIDVGVPDGRDFDAVLRAEASIVLGLSTGLLTLDDVAEAISCEGNKDALRAIFEAPLVSPS is encoded by the coding sequence ATGGGTCGAGACTACGGTCAGTACTGCGGACTTGCCCGGGCGCTCGATGTGGTGGGCGACCGGTGGAATCTGCTGATCGTGCGCCAACTCTTGGTGGGCCCGGCCCGCTACCGCGAGTTGCGCGCTGGCCTCGCCGGTATCGCGACCAACCTGCTGGCGGATCGACTCCGCGATCTCGAGTCGGCGGGGGTGGTCGAGCGGACGCTGGCCGACGATGGTGGCGCCATCACCTACGCGCTCACGCCATGGGGCGCCGAACTCCGCGAACCGATCGAAGGACTGATCCGCTGGTCGACGCCGCTGATGGTTCGCGGGCCCGAAGGCGACGAGTTTCGCGCCGAGTGGCTGCTGTTGGCGCTGCCTGCGCTGTTCGCCGGCCGGGCGTCGACTGCCTCGGTGACGGTCGGGATCGCCGTCGACGGTGACGAGAGCGCGATGGTTCAGGTGCGAACCACCCCGGCCGGCATCGACGTCGGTGTGCCCGACGGCCGCGACTTCGACGCGGTTCTGCGTGCCGAAGCGTCGATAGTCCTCGGGCTGTCGACGGGCCTCCTGACCCTCGACGATGTCGCCGAAGCCATCTCCTGCGAGGGCAACAAGGACGCCCTGCGCGCCATCTTCGAAGCGCCTTTGGTATCTCCGTCTTAA